Proteins from a genomic interval of Kaistia defluvii:
- a CDS encoding lipoprotein-releasing ABC transporter permease subunit: MAEPTGTKPFSTFEWMLALRYLRARRRETFISIIAGFSFIGIMLGVATLIIVMSVMNGFRGELIDKILGINGHIVVQPLETPFTDFADVASRITMVKGVTAAIPLVEGQVLASGANNSTGALVRGVRSEDLPNLPSISKNVKLGTLDNFDEAEGVAIGTRLATNMGLTIGDKLTLVSPRGNVTPMGMTPRIKAYPVVAIFEIGMSEYDSAFVFMPFAEAQAFFNSDDKASAIEIYLSDAEQTGALREPIETAAGRPVLLTDWRQRNMTFFSALEVERNMMFMILTLIVLVAALNIISGLTMLVKDKSHDIAILRTMGATRGSILRVFFITGAAIGTVGTAFGVLLGTVVCLNIESIRQFVSWLTRTEVFSPELYFLSKLPADMNPGETLSIVIMALVLSYLATLYPAWRAARLDPVEALRYE; the protein is encoded by the coding sequence ATGGCTGAGCCGACCGGCACGAAACCGTTTTCCACCTTCGAATGGATGCTGGCGTTGCGCTATCTGCGCGCACGCCGGCGCGAGACATTCATCTCGATCATCGCGGGCTTTTCGTTCATCGGCATCATGCTCGGCGTCGCGACGCTGATCATCGTCATGTCGGTGATGAACGGCTTTCGCGGCGAACTGATCGACAAGATCCTCGGCATCAACGGACACATCGTCGTGCAGCCGCTGGAGACGCCGTTCACGGATTTCGCCGACGTCGCCAGCCGCATCACCATGGTTAAGGGCGTGACGGCGGCGATTCCTTTGGTCGAGGGCCAGGTACTTGCGTCGGGCGCCAACAACTCGACAGGCGCGCTCGTTCGCGGCGTGCGGTCCGAGGACCTGCCGAACCTGCCCAGCATCTCCAAGAACGTGAAGCTCGGCACGCTCGACAATTTCGACGAGGCCGAGGGCGTGGCCATCGGCACGCGGCTCGCGACCAATATGGGCCTCACCATCGGCGACAAGCTCACGCTGGTCTCGCCGCGCGGCAACGTCACGCCGATGGGCATGACGCCGCGCATCAAGGCATATCCGGTCGTGGCGATCTTCGAGATCGGCATGTCGGAGTATGATTCGGCCTTCGTCTTCATGCCTTTCGCCGAGGCGCAGGCCTTCTTCAATTCGGACGACAAGGCCTCGGCGATCGAGATCTATCTCTCCGACGCGGAACAGACGGGCGCGTTGCGCGAGCCGATCGAGACTGCCGCCGGCCGGCCCGTGCTGCTCACAGACTGGCGCCAGCGCAACATGACCTTCTTCTCGGCGCTCGAGGTCGAGCGCAACATGATGTTCATGATCCTGACGCTGATCGTGCTGGTCGCGGCGCTGAACATCATTTCGGGCCTCACCATGCTGGTGAAGGACAAGAGCCACGACATCGCCATCCTCCGCACCATGGGCGCGACGCGGGGCTCGATCCTGCGCGTGTTCTTTATCACGGGCGCTGCGATCGGCACCGTCGGCACGGCTTTTGGCGTGCTGCTCGGCACCGTGGTCTGCCTGAACATCGAATCGATCCGCCAGTTCGTGTCCTGGCTGACGCGCACCGAGGTGTTCTCGCCGGAACTCTATTTCCTGTCGAAGCTGCCGGCAGACATGAATCCCGGCGAAACGCTCTCGATCGTCATCATGGCGCTCGTGCTGAGCTACCTCGCGACGCTGTATCCGGCGTGGCGCGCGGCTCGGCTCGATCCGGTCGAGGCCCTGCGATACGAATGA
- the cysT gene encoding sulfate ABC transporter permease subunit CysT: MGGAGALARRRPSKTDGKGQGRVVPGFRLSLGITLFYAAIIICLPLATLILVGARLGPADYWAVVSSPRALASYRVTLGAAALATIFNTFYGFALAWVLVRYEFPGRRVLDAIVDLPFALPTAVAGVALTAIFANGWFGEPLGALGIKVAYTPIGIALAMAFTSLPFIVRTLQPVMEELDGEIEEAARTLGAGKVTIFFRVVLPILVPALLAGVSLAFARCLGEFGAVIFIAGNQPYSTEITALLAFIRIEEYDYPGAAAIATVMLGTAFVLLVVTNSLQAYARRHELAP; encoded by the coding sequence ATGGGCGGAGCCGGCGCGCTGGCGCGTCGCCGCCCATCGAAGACAGATGGCAAAGGGCAGGGCCGGGTCGTACCCGGCTTTCGCCTTTCGCTGGGTATCACGCTCTTCTATGCGGCGATCATCATCTGCCTGCCGCTGGCGACGCTGATTCTCGTCGGCGCACGCCTTGGGCCTGCCGATTATTGGGCTGTCGTCAGCTCGCCCCGCGCGCTCGCCAGCTATCGCGTCACGCTGGGCGCCGCTGCGCTCGCGACGATCTTCAATACCTTCTATGGCTTTGCGCTCGCCTGGGTGCTGGTCCGCTATGAGTTTCCGGGCCGCCGGGTGCTCGACGCGATCGTCGATCTGCCCTTCGCCCTGCCGACGGCAGTGGCCGGCGTGGCGCTGACGGCGATCTTTGCCAATGGCTGGTTCGGCGAACCGCTTGGAGCCCTCGGCATCAAGGTCGCCTACACGCCGATCGGTATTGCGCTTGCCATGGCCTTCACCAGCCTGCCCTTCATCGTGCGCACCTTGCAGCCGGTGATGGAGGAACTGGACGGAGAGATCGAGGAGGCCGCCCGCACGCTGGGTGCGGGCAAGGTCACGATCTTCTTCCGCGTCGTGCTGCCGATTCTCGTGCCGGCGCTGCTGGCCGGCGTCTCGCTTGCCTTTGCGCGCTGCCTCGGCGAATTCGGCGCCGTCATCTTCATCGCCGGCAACCAGCCCTACAGTACCGAGATCACCGCCTTGCTCGCCTTCATCCGGATCGAGGAATATGACTATCCCGGCGCCGCCGCGATCGCGACCGTGATGCTTGGGACGGCCTTCGTGCTTCTCGTCGTCACCAACTCGCTGCAGGCTTACGCGCGCCGCCACGAGTTGGCGCCATGA
- a CDS encoding sulfate ABC transporter substrate-binding protein: protein MRRLPVVTAAVLFALGGLPAFAEAPSTILNASYDVSRELFVAVDQAYAAKYLKDTGKTLEIKQSHAGSSKQARSILEGLDADVVTFNQTTDVQALADKGFVASDWTTKFPDNASPYYSLPVFLVRAGNPKGIKDWNDLVRDDVKLVFPNPKTSGNARYTYLAATAYAKEAFGNDEAKVNDFVKKFLANVAVFDTGGRGATTTFVEREIGDVLITFETETTGIRKEFGADKFDTVVPSVSLLADFPVAVVEKVAEKRGSKEIATDYLNFLYSPEGQTILAENGNRVRDKAVAEKFAASFQPVRLVTVEDVFGGWSAVNKAYFGSDGILDQQLAGQ, encoded by the coding sequence ATGCGTCGCCTTCCGGTTGTAACGGCTGCGGTCCTTTTTGCGCTTGGCGGTCTTCCGGCCTTCGCCGAGGCCCCGAGCACGATCCTCAACGCCTCCTATGACGTCTCGCGCGAGCTGTTCGTCGCGGTCGATCAGGCCTATGCCGCGAAATATCTGAAGGACACCGGCAAGACGCTGGAGATCAAGCAGTCGCATGCAGGATCGTCCAAGCAGGCGCGCTCGATCCTGGAAGGCCTCGACGCCGATGTCGTGACCTTCAACCAGACGACTGATGTGCAGGCTCTGGCCGACAAGGGATTTGTTGCCAGCGACTGGACGACCAAGTTCCCGGACAATGCGTCGCCTTATTACTCGCTGCCGGTGTTCCTCGTGCGGGCGGGAAATCCCAAGGGCATCAAGGACTGGAACGATCTCGTCCGAGATGACGTCAAGCTGGTCTTCCCGAACCCGAAGACCTCGGGTAATGCGCGCTACACCTATCTGGCCGCGACCGCCTACGCCAAGGAAGCCTTCGGCAATGACGAGGCCAAGGTGAACGACTTCGTCAAGAAGTTCCTCGCCAATGTCGCGGTGTTCGATACCGGCGGCCGGGGTGCGACGACGACCTTCGTCGAGCGCGAGATCGGCGATGTGCTGATCACCTTCGAGACCGAGACCACCGGCATCCGCAAGGAGTTCGGCGCCGACAAGTTCGACACCGTGGTTCCCTCCGTCAGCCTGCTGGCCGATTTCCCGGTCGCCGTTGTCGAAAAGGTCGCCGAGAAGCGTGGCTCCAAGGAGATCGCGACCGACTATCTGAACTTCCTCTATTCGCCGGAGGGCCAGACCATCCTCGCCGAGAACGGCAACCGCGTGCGCGACAAGGCGGTCGCCGAGAAGTTCGCGGCCTCGTTCCAGCCGGTTCGCCTGGTCACGGTCGAGGACGTCTTCGGTGGCTGGTCCGCCGTTAACAAGGCCTATTTCGGCTCCGACGGCATTCTCGATCAGCAGCTCGCAGGCCAGTGA
- the cysW gene encoding sulfate ABC transporter permease subunit CysW, whose amino-acid sequence MSVTSQPPVGARKGWSRPVLIGIVLLVTALVIGAPVVAVFTQALSQGLGYALESLAQPDTRAAIWLSITVAIVVVPINTVFGIAAAWAIAKFRFPGRKLLLAIVELPFSVSPIVAGISYLFVYGGQGLFGPFLEAHNLKIMFALPGIILATTFVTAPFVARELIPLMQLQGNGDEEVAATLGAHGWQTFFRVTLPNIRWGLLYGVVLCNARVLGEFGAVSIVSGNIRGETNTLPLHVELLYHDYNAAGAFAAAAVLTLVALLTLFVKTILERVTGSAGSLHGS is encoded by the coding sequence ATGAGCGTGACCTCGCAACCGCCCGTCGGCGCTCGAAAGGGATGGTCGCGTCCTGTCCTGATCGGCATCGTCCTGCTGGTCACTGCGCTCGTCATCGGTGCGCCGGTCGTCGCCGTGTTCACGCAGGCCCTGTCACAGGGCCTCGGCTACGCGCTCGAATCGCTGGCGCAGCCCGACACGCGCGCCGCGATCTGGCTCAGCATCACCGTCGCGATCGTCGTCGTGCCGATCAATACGGTGTTTGGCATCGCCGCCGCCTGGGCTATCGCCAAGTTCCGCTTCCCCGGCCGAAAGCTGCTGCTGGCGATCGTCGAGTTGCCGTTCTCGGTCTCGCCCATCGTTGCCGGCATTTCCTATCTGTTCGTCTATGGCGGGCAGGGGCTGTTCGGCCCGTTCCTCGAAGCGCACAATCTGAAGATCATGTTCGCGCTGCCGGGCATCATTCTGGCGACGACCTTCGTTACCGCGCCCTTCGTGGCGCGCGAGCTGATCCCGCTGATGCAGCTGCAGGGAAACGGCGACGAGGAAGTCGCCGCGACGCTGGGCGCGCATGGCTGGCAGACCTTCTTCCGCGTCACGCTGCCCAACATCCGCTGGGGCCTGCTCTATGGCGTCGTGCTCTGCAATGCGCGCGTGCTGGGCGAGTTCGGCGCGGTGTCGATCGTTTCCGGCAACATCCGGGGCGAGACCAACACGCTGCCGCTGCATGTCGAGTTGCTCTATCACGACTACAACGCAGCCGGCGCCTTTGCGGCGGCGGCTGTGCTGACGCTGGTCGCGCTCCTGACCCTTTTTGTGAAGACTATCCTGGAGCGGGTGACCGGCAGCGCCGGATCGCTGCACGGATCCTGA
- a CDS encoding DUF1467 family protein — protein MPIYSIFAVYFIVWWLVIFIVLPFGVRTHDEQGDVLLGTTESAPANLRLVRKMIITSVISAIIVYGIWYGYVKMGWTAEVLSHISF, from the coding sequence ATGCCGATCTACAGCATTTTCGCCGTTTATTTCATCGTCTGGTGGCTGGTGATCTTCATAGTCCTGCCCTTCGGCGTCCGCACCCATGACGAGCAGGGCGATGTGCTGCTGGGAACCACCGAGAGCGCTCCGGCCAATCTTCGTCTGGTTCGCAAGATGATCATCACCTCGGTCATCAGCGCGATCATCGTCTACGGTATCTGGTACGGCTATGTGAAGATGGGCTGGACCGCGGAAGTCCTCAGCCACATTTCGTTCTGA
- the proS gene encoding proline--tRNA ligase, producing the protein MRLSRSFLPTLRETPKEAEIVSHRLMLRAGLIRQQSAGIYSWLPLGQKVLSNIQRIVREEQNRAGAVEILMPTLQSADLWRESGRYDDYGKEMLRIQDRQEREMLYGPTNEEMVTDIFRSYVRSYKELPMNLYHIQWKFRDELRPRFGVMRGREFLMKDAYSFDVDEAAARRAYNRMFVAYLRTFDRLGVKAIPMRADSGPIGGDATHEFIVLASTGESAVFLDKAALDTPVPGDDVDFYGDLTPIVSAWTEKYAATEEMHDKAVFEALPEENRVEARGIEVGQVFYFGTKYSEPMGATVTGPDGVDRPVHMGSYGIGVSRLVAAIIEASHDEAGIIWPESIAPYKVALINLKVGDAATDLACDGLYERLTNAGIEVLYDDVEGRAGAKFATMDLIGLPWQLIVGPKGLERGEVEIKRRATGERESVSLDAAVAKLLGSS; encoded by the coding sequence ATGCGCCTTTCCCGCTCATTCCTGCCGACTCTCCGCGAGACGCCGAAGGAAGCCGAGATCGTTTCCCACCGTCTGATGCTTCGCGCCGGTCTCATCCGCCAGCAGAGCGCAGGCATCTATTCCTGGTTGCCGCTCGGCCAGAAGGTCTTGAGCAACATCCAGCGCATCGTCCGCGAAGAACAGAATCGCGCTGGCGCCGTCGAGATCCTGATGCCGACCCTGCAGTCCGCCGATCTCTGGCGCGAGAGCGGTCGTTACGACGATTACGGCAAGGAGATGCTTCGCATCCAGGACCGGCAGGAGCGCGAGATGCTCTACGGCCCGACCAACGAGGAAATGGTCACCGACATTTTCCGCAGCTACGTACGCTCCTACAAGGAGCTGCCGATGAACCTCTACCATATCCAGTGGAAGTTCCGGGACGAGCTGCGTCCCCGCTTCGGCGTCATGCGCGGCCGCGAATTCTTGATGAAGGACGCTTACTCGTTCGACGTCGACGAGGCCGCGGCGCGCCGCGCCTATAACCGCATGTTCGTCGCCTATCTGCGCACCTTCGACCGGCTTGGCGTCAAGGCGATCCCGATGCGCGCTGATTCGGGCCCGATCGGCGGCGACGCAACTCATGAGTTCATCGTGCTGGCCTCGACCGGCGAGAGCGCGGTGTTCCTGGACAAGGCGGCGCTCGACACGCCGGTTCCCGGCGACGACGTCGACTTCTATGGCGACCTGACGCCGATCGTCTCGGCCTGGACCGAGAAGTACGCCGCTACCGAAGAGATGCACGACAAGGCCGTCTTCGAGGCTCTGCCGGAAGAGAACCGGGTCGAGGCGCGCGGCATCGAGGTCGGCCAGGTCTTCTATTTCGGCACCAAATACTCGGAACCGATGGGCGCCACGGTCACCGGACCGGATGGTGTCGATCGTCCCGTGCACATGGGTTCCTACGGTATCGGCGTATCGCGCCTGGTGGCCGCCATCATCGAGGCGAGCCATGACGAGGCGGGCATCATCTGGCCGGAGAGCATCGCTCCCTACAAGGTCGCCCTGATCAATCTGAAGGTCGGCGACGCGGCGACGGATCTGGCCTGCGACGGCCTCTATGAGCGCCTTACGAATGCCGGAATCGAAGTCCTTTACGATGATGTCGAGGGCCGCGCCGGGGCGAAGTTTGCGACCATGGATCTGATCGGCCTGCCGTGGCAGCTGATCGTCGGTCCGAAGGGACTTGAGCGTGGCGAAGTCGAGATCAAGCGACGGGCGACGGGCGAACGCGAATCCGTTAGCCTGGATGCGGCAGTGGCTAAACTTCTGGGCAGCTCTTAA
- the mce gene encoding methylmalonyl-CoA epimerase has protein sequence MIGRLNHVAIAVSDLDAAVRTYRDTLGARVSAPLRLPAHGVVTIFVELPNTKIELLAPLGEDSPIAKFLDRNPDGGIHHLCYEVDDILAARDRLKADGARVLGDGEPKIGAHGKPVLFLHPKDFCGTLVELEEA, from the coding sequence ATGATCGGCCGACTGAACCATGTCGCGATCGCGGTGTCGGATCTCGATGCCGCGGTGCGAACCTATCGCGATACGCTGGGCGCGCGGGTTTCCGCGCCGCTGCGGCTGCCCGCGCATGGCGTCGTGACGATCTTCGTCGAACTGCCGAACACCAAGATCGAGCTGCTGGCGCCGCTGGGCGAGGATTCGCCGATCGCGAAATTCCTGGACCGCAATCCGGATGGCGGCATTCATCACCTCTGCTACGAGGTGGATGACATCCTGGCCGCGCGCGATCGGCTGAAGGCGGATGGCGCCCGAGTGCTGGGAGATGGCGAGCCGAAGATTGGCGCGCATGGCAAGCCGGTGTTGTTCCTGCATCCCAAGGACTTTTGCGGAACGCTGGTCGAACTCGAGGAGGCCTGA
- a CDS encoding ABC transporter ATP-binding protein gives MSNALTDERQKPKSGAERAPALRLLGVERHYKEGSGKLSILTGANLAIYPGEIVALVAPSGAGKSTVLHMAGLLERPDGGDVEIGGRLAGSLGDAERTAIRRLEIGFVYQFHHLLPEFTALENVMMPQLIRGLNRKEAARRAAELLAYMKLEARVTHRPSELSGGEQQRVAIARAVANAPRLLLADEPTGNLDPETSHYVFEALEALVRASGLAALFVTHNMELAERMDRRITLQAGKIVEF, from the coding sequence ATGAGCAACGCCTTGACCGACGAACGGCAGAAGCCGAAATCCGGCGCCGAGCGGGCGCCCGCGCTCCGCCTTCTGGGCGTCGAGCGCCATTACAAGGAAGGCTCGGGAAAGCTCTCGATCCTGACCGGCGCCAACCTCGCCATCTATCCCGGCGAGATCGTCGCCCTCGTCGCGCCCTCGGGCGCCGGCAAGTCGACCGTCCTGCACATGGCGGGCCTGCTGGAGCGTCCGGATGGCGGCGACGTCGAGATCGGCGGGCGGCTTGCCGGTTCGCTGGGCGATGCCGAACGCACCGCGATCCGCCGGCTGGAAATCGGCTTCGTCTACCAGTTCCACCACCTGCTGCCGGAATTCACGGCGCTTGAGAACGTGATGATGCCGCAGCTCATCCGCGGCCTCAACCGCAAGGAGGCCGCCCGCCGCGCCGCCGAACTGCTTGCCTACATGAAGCTGGAGGCGCGCGTGACGCACCGTCCGTCCGAGCTTTCGGGCGGCGAGCAGCAGCGCGTCGCGATCGCCAGGGCCGTGGCCAACGCGCCGCGCCTGCTTCTGGCCGACGAACCGACCGGCAATCTCGATCCGGAGACGTCGCACTACGTCTTCGAGGCGCTGGAGGCCCTGGTTCGCGCCTCCGGTCTGGCGGCGCTTTTCGTGACGCACAACATGGAACTGGCGGAGCGGATGGATCGGCGCATCACCCTTCAGGCGGGCAAGATCGTCGAATTCTGA
- a CDS encoding ribonuclease J — MSAKTAATDDFVFLPLGGVGEIGMNLALYGYGPSNRRRWIGIDFGISFGGPDLPGVDIVLPDIRYMVEERDFIDAIIITHAHEDHFGALLDLWPRLRVPVYASPFTAGLLNAKRAAQPGAPEIPITIVHPGDRITIGDFEVEFIAVAHSILEPMALAIRTPLGTVVHTGDWKLDPAPVLGPVTDGARFAAIGDEGVLALVCDSTNAMRDGRSPSETEVGLSLTEIVKEATGRVAFTTFASNVGRIKSIALAAQAADRQVVVVGRALRRAIEVATELGYMEGLPPFLDEESYGYLPRSKVVAILTGSQGEPRAALARIAEDEHKFVGLSPGDTVVFSARPIPGNEKAIGNIINALCDQGIVVITDRDRLVHVSGHPRRDELAEMYGWVRPEIAIPVHGEAMHLWAHAAFARDMGVKQVVLTENGNIVRLAPGPAEEIDDVPVGSLYKDGMIISDEDGVGVPERRKLGFAGHVAISVVLDAKGGVAVDPEIALTGLPIQGVSGHPFEETVMTAVLGTIESIPRARRRDAELVREAIRRSVRASVRQAWGKKPLCTVFVAIV, encoded by the coding sequence ATGAGCGCAAAAACAGCAGCTACGGACGACTTCGTCTTTCTTCCCCTGGGTGGCGTCGGCGAGATCGGTATGAATCTCGCCCTCTATGGCTACGGCCCTTCCAATCGACGGCGCTGGATCGGCATCGATTTCGGCATCAGCTTCGGCGGACCGGATCTTCCCGGCGTCGATATCGTGCTGCCCGATATCCGCTACATGGTGGAAGAGCGCGACTTCATCGACGCCATCATCATCACCCATGCGCATGAAGACCATTTCGGCGCGCTGCTGGACCTGTGGCCGCGCCTGCGCGTGCCCGTCTATGCGAGCCCCTTCACCGCCGGGTTGCTCAACGCCAAGCGGGCGGCCCAGCCCGGTGCTCCCGAAATCCCGATCACCATCGTCCATCCCGGCGACCGGATCACGATCGGCGACTTCGAGGTCGAGTTCATCGCGGTCGCGCACTCGATCCTGGAGCCGATGGCGCTGGCGATCCGCACGCCACTCGGCACGGTGGTCCATACCGGCGACTGGAAGCTGGATCCCGCGCCGGTGCTCGGCCCGGTAACGGACGGTGCGCGATTCGCTGCCATTGGCGACGAGGGCGTGCTGGCGCTTGTCTGCGACTCGACCAACGCCATGCGCGATGGCCGCAGCCCAAGCGAGACCGAAGTCGGCCTGTCGCTGACCGAAATCGTCAAGGAAGCGACGGGGCGCGTGGCCTTCACCACCTTCGCGTCGAATGTCGGCCGCATCAAGTCGATCGCTCTGGCTGCCCAGGCGGCGGACCGGCAGGTCGTGGTGGTCGGCCGCGCGCTGCGCCGCGCCATCGAGGTCGCGACCGAGCTTGGCTACATGGAGGGCTTGCCGCCCTTCCTCGATGAAGAATCCTACGGCTACCTGCCGCGTTCCAAGGTCGTCGCGATCCTGACCGGCAGCCAGGGCGAGCCGCGCGCGGCGCTGGCCCGCATCGCCGAGGACGAGCACAAGTTCGTCGGCCTCTCGCCGGGCGACACGGTTGTCTTTTCGGCGCGTCCGATCCCCGGCAACGAGAAGGCGATCGGCAACATCATCAACGCGCTCTGCGACCAGGGCATCGTGGTGATCACCGACCGTGACCGGCTCGTGCATGTGTCGGGCCATCCGCGTCGCGACGAACTCGCCGAAATGTACGGCTGGGTTCGGCCTGAGATCGCGATTCCCGTGCATGGCGAGGCCATGCACCTCTGGGCGCACGCGGCCTTTGCCCGCGACATGGGCGTCAAGCAGGTGGTGCTGACCGAGAACGGCAATATCGTTCGCCTGGCGCCGGGTCCCGCTGAAGAGATCGACGACGTCCCGGTCGGCAGCCTCTACAAGGACGGCATGATCATCTCCGACGAGGACGGCGTCGGCGTCCCGGAGCGACGCAAGCTCGGCTTTGCCGGCCATGTCGCCATCTCGGTGGTGCTCGATGCCAAGGGCGGCGTCGCCGTCGATCCGGAAATCGCGCTGACCGGCCTGCCGATCCAGGGCGTCTCCGGCCACCCGTTCGAGGAAACCGTCATGACGGCGGTGCTCGGCACGATCGAGAGCATCCCGCGCGCCCGTCGCCGCGACGCCGAACTGGTCCGCGAGGCGATTCGCCGCTCGGTGCGGGCTTCGGTCCGGCAGGCTTGGGGCAAAAAGCCACTTTGCACTGTGTTCGTCGCGATCGTATGA
- a CDS encoding helix-turn-helix domain-containing protein: MLTAAATARNILPEMKDRSAGIVVKGSRFAPSNFIGLMGITMHFERGAEIVAEEDPAEYVYQVISGTVRTCKLLSNGRRQIGAFLMEGDYFGMEARAVHCFAAEAITDATIHMINRNTAFAAAGRDPEIARALWDITARSLDACQQHSLLLGRKTALEKIGSFLTEMAERQGSHAEIDLPMSRQDIADYLGLTIETVSRTMTQLECAGTIALPTSRHVLVKRRQELARLSAC, encoded by the coding sequence ATGCTGACCGCCGCTGCAACCGCCCGGAACATCCTGCCGGAAATGAAGGATCGCTCGGCCGGAATCGTCGTCAAGGGCTCGCGCTTCGCCCCGTCGAACTTCATCGGCCTGATGGGCATCACGATGCACTTCGAACGGGGCGCCGAGATCGTCGCCGAGGAGGACCCGGCGGAGTATGTCTACCAGGTCATCAGCGGCACGGTGCGGACCTGCAAGCTGCTCAGCAATGGCCGCCGCCAGATCGGCGCCTTTCTCATGGAGGGCGACTATTTCGGCATGGAGGCACGCGCCGTTCACTGCTTCGCCGCCGAGGCAATCACGGACGCGACCATCCATATGATCAACCGGAACACCGCCTTCGCCGCGGCCGGTCGTGACCCCGAGATCGCCCGCGCGCTGTGGGACATCACGGCGCGCAGCCTCGATGCCTGCCAGCAGCATTCGCTCCTGCTTGGCCGAAAGACGGCGCTCGAGAAGATCGGCTCGTTCCTGACCGAGATGGCGGAGCGTCAGGGCAGCCACGCAGAAATCGACCTGCCCATGTCCCGCCAGGACATCGCCGACTATCTCGGCCTGACGATCGAGACCGTCTCGCGCACCATGACCCAGCTCGAATGCGCCGGCACCATCGCGCTGCCGACCTCGCGCCATGTGCTGGTGAAGCGGCGGCAGGAGCTGGCGCGTCTCAGCGCCTGCTGA
- a CDS encoding PAS domain S-box protein, which produces MKIFSWPVTGMRRTLLSSLLVAILVVGASWLSLQPVFRAQAAFLLYIPAVIVAAGIGGLWPGIVAIVASLGLGMAIYGQADGLGSSHVWNGVAFAVIGGGLVALGEWLHRVRGQLATAAVDLRYREAHLRSILETIPDAMIVIDESGLVQSFSAAAQRMFGYTAAEILGRNVKLLMPSSYREQHDGYLERYRKTGERRIIGIGRIVVGERKDGSTFPMELAIGEMHSGEQRFFTGFVRDLSERQETEARLQELQSELVHISRVTAMGEIASTLAHELNQPLSAVANYLRGSRRLLENATPENIPKVRAALESAADQALRAGEIIRRLRDFLARGETEKRVESLARLIEEASALALVGAKEKGIRIRFELAPDVDLLFGDRVQIQQVLVNLMRNAIDAMEEGGGRDLVISSEVETGDMIRVKVSDRGTGIAPDVMARLFQPFLTTKQNGMGVGLSICRTIVEAHGGRIWAEGNPGGGTVFNFTVPAVRIEEAERVH; this is translated from the coding sequence ATGAAGATCTTTTCCTGGCCCGTCACCGGCATGAGACGGACACTGCTTTCTTCTCTGCTTGTTGCCATTCTCGTGGTCGGCGCCTCCTGGCTGTCGCTGCAGCCCGTCTTCCGCGCGCAGGCAGCGTTCCTGCTCTACATTCCAGCGGTCATCGTCGCGGCGGGCATTGGCGGGCTCTGGCCCGGGATCGTGGCGATCGTCGCCAGCCTGGGGCTCGGCATGGCGATCTATGGCCAGGCGGACGGACTCGGCAGCTCGCATGTCTGGAATGGCGTCGCCTTTGCCGTGATCGGCGGCGGCCTTGTCGCACTCGGCGAGTGGCTGCACCGCGTCCGGGGGCAACTCGCCACGGCGGCCGTGGACCTGCGCTATCGCGAGGCGCATCTTCGTTCGATCCTCGAGACCATTCCCGACGCGATGATCGTCATCGACGAGTCGGGTCTGGTGCAGTCTTTCAGCGCGGCCGCGCAGCGCATGTTCGGCTATACGGCGGCGGAGATCCTCGGACGCAACGTCAAGCTCCTGATGCCGTCCTCCTACCGGGAGCAGCATGACGGCTATCTCGAGCGCTACCGGAAGACGGGCGAGCGGCGGATCATCGGCATCGGCCGCATAGTTGTAGGCGAGCGCAAGGATGGCTCGACCTTTCCGATGGAACTGGCGATCGGCGAGATGCACTCCGGCGAGCAGCGATTCTTCACCGGCTTCGTCCGCGATCTTTCCGAACGGCAGGAGACGGAGGCGCGGCTGCAGGAACTGCAGTCGGAGCTGGTGCACATTTCGCGCGTCACCGCGATGGGTGAGATCGCCTCGACGCTGGCGCATGAGCTGAACCAGCCGCTCTCGGCGGTGGCCAATTATCTGCGCGGCTCGCGCCGGCTGCTGGAAAACGCGACGCCGGAAAACATCCCCAAGGTTCGTGCCGCGCTGGAAAGCGCGGCGGACCAGGCGCTGCGGGCCGGCGAGATCATTCGCCGCCTGCGCGATTTCCTGGCGCGCGGCGAGACCGAGAAGCGGGTGGAGAGCCTGGCGCGGCTGATCGAGGAGGCGAGCGCACTGGCACTCGTCGGCGCCAAGGAGAAGGGCATCCGCATCCGGTTCGAGCTCGCCCCCGACGTCGACCTCCTGTTCGGCGACAGGGTCCAGATCCAGCAGGTCCTGGTCAATTTGATGCGCAACGCCATCGACGCTATGGAGGAGGGCGGTGGCAGGGATCTGGTCATTTCCAGCGAGGTCGAGACGGGCGACATGATCCGGGTGAAGGTTTCGGACCGGGGAACCGGCATTGCGCCCGACGTGATGGCGCGGCTGTTCCAGCCCTTCCTGACGACCAAGCAGAACGGCATGGGCGTCGGCCTGTCGATCTGCCGGACCATCGTCGAGGCGCATGGCGGGCGGATCTGGGCCGAGGGCAATCCCGGCGGCGGCACCGTGTTCAATTTCACCGTGCCGGCCGTTCGGATCGAGGAGGCGGAGCGTGTCCACTGA